In the Helianthus annuus cultivar XRQ/B chromosome 11, HanXRQr2.0-SUNRISE, whole genome shotgun sequence genome, one interval contains:
- the LOC110890363 gene encoding calcium uniporter protein 5, mitochondrial codes for MWRCSFLLLKEGLSSRSKAVTCGLKRVEWSYRCRNVLFSSSADGGGDNISYAEAKKLMRLLNVEALKRKFGTEGKEVIGYSELLQACETTGVCKSLPEAKAFATVLDEAGVVLIFRDKVYLHPDKVVDLVRRAVPLALTPDDDPRREELKTLQAKQEEIDRLAHQQVRWILYSGLGFSLAQIGLFFRLTFWEFSWDVMEPIAFFATTSGIIVGYAYFLITSRDPTYQDLMKRLFLSRRRKLMKKHKFDVERFLELQKKCKSPLDAPPLAKHCVAGVELETHDLLHKN; via the exons ATGTGGAGATGTTCGTTTTTGTTGTTGAAAGAAGGATTATCGTCAAGATCAAAAGCAGTTACGTGTGGATTGAAACGAGTTGAATGGAGTTACAGATGCCGTAACGTGCTGTTTTCGAGTTCGGCCGATGGCGGAGGTGATAATATATCGTATGCGGAGGCGAAGAAGCTGATGCGGTTGTTGAATGTGGAGGCGTTGAAGAGGAAGTTCGGTACGGAAGGAAAAGAGGTGATAGGTTATTCGGAGCTGTTGCAGGCGTGTGAGACTACTGGTGTTTGTAAATCGCTTCCTGAAGCCAAGGCCTTTGCCACGGTTTTGGATGAGGCTGGTGTTGTTTTGATTTTTAGAGATAAAGTTTATCTTCATCCTGAtaag GTGGTTGATCTGGTGAGAAGGGCCGTGCCGCTCGCTCTAACACCAGATGATGACCCGAGGAGGGAGGAGCTAAAGACCTTACAAGCGAAACAGGAAGAAATTGATAGGCTGGCCCACCAGCAGGTCCGGTGGATCCTCTATAGCGGGCTCGGGTTCTCACTAGCTCAAATCGGGCTATTTTTCCGTTTAACCTTTTGGGAATTCTCTTGGGATGTTATGGAGCCTATTGCATTTTTCGCAACAACATCTGGCATAATCGTGGGGTATGCATATTTCCTTATAACATCTAGAGACCCGACGTACCAAGATTTGATGAAGAGGCTTTTCTTGTCGCGAAGAAGAAAGCTTATGAAAAAGCACAAATTTGATGTTGAAAGATTCCTGGAGTTGCAGAAGAAATGTAAGTCACCTTTGGACGCACCCCCCTTAGCCAAACATTGTGTTGCAGGGGTGGAATTGGAAACCCACGATCTGTTGCACAAGAACTAA